The following proteins are encoded in a genomic region of Diabrotica virgifera virgifera chromosome 1, PGI_DIABVI_V3a:
- the LOC114334244 gene encoding ER membrane protein complex subunit 2-A — MGNFRRDLEELKQFRDSNDRKSREVVNIWNSSIHSNVDKLGKEKHVVLEQVCMAALDSFNLKIAEICIKELYEEFPNSCRVQILESMLHEADENFDRALLILKNIIKLDATNSSARKRKIAILKSLGRNSEAIKELTEYLKVFMADIEAWQELSELYLTEFDYNKAAFCVEELILHNPHNHLLHQRYADIKYTQGGLENIEVARTYYYQALKLNPNNMRAMYGIYLTTSALLNTQKAVTGKKKDAVNKLLEWILKEIKQRYVEKQQIDALKEAVSALEI, encoded by the exons ATGGGAAACTTTAGAA GGGACCTAGAAGAACTAAAGCAGTTTAGAGATAGCAATGATAGAAAAAGCAGAGAAGTAGTTAACATTTGGAACAGCTCTATTCATTCCAATGTAGACAAGCTGGGAAAAGAGA AACATGTAGTCCTGGAACAAGTTTGCATGGCAGCACTAGATTCGTTCAACCTGAAAATAGCAGAGATCTGCATTAAAGAGCTGTATGAAGAATTCCCAAATAGTTGCAGAGTACAGATATTGGAATCAATGTTACATGAAGCAGATGAGAATTTTGATAGAGCCTTACTCATATTAAAAAATATCATCAAACTGGATGCTACAAATAGTTCTGCCAGGAAGAGGAAAATCGCCATACTTAAGTCACTTGGCAGGAATTCTGAGGCTATTAAGGAATTAACTGAGTATTTAAAAGT gtTTATGGCTGATATAGAAGCATGGCAAGAATTGAGTGAATTGTATTTAACTGAATTTGATTACAACAAGGCAGCTTTTTGTGTTGAAGAACTTATATTGCACAATCCTCACAATCATCTACTGCATCAAAGATATGCCGATATTAAGTATACCCAGGGTGGATTAGAGAATATTGAGGTTGCCAGGACCTACTATTATCAAGCATTAAAGCTAAATCCCAACAATATGAGGGCTATGTATGGGATTTACTTA ACTACTTCAGCACTGTTAAACACCCAAAAAGCAGTAACTGGAAAGAAGAAAGATGCAGTAAACAAACTGTTAGAGTGGATTTTAAAAGAAATCAAGCAGAGATATGTTGAGAAACAACAAATAGATGCATTAAAAGAAGCAGTATCTGCGTTAGAAATCTGA